TGTTAACATCTCAACATCCACAACCGACAATGAACACAATGATAGAGTAAACTATACCTACAATGGGGAAACTAGTTTACAAACAAGGCAACTGCTACCAACAAGAACATAATATGCAACAAAGATGGCAGATTATGTGATTGAACAAACTCAAAAATCGATGGAAGAAAGCTCCGaagaaaatcaaataattttaaatcctCAAGTTGCTGAAATACACATTGGCCAAGTTTTTACAAACAAGGAAACCCTCCAACAAGCAGTAAGCCTTCACTCAATAAGATACAATCAACCTTTCAAGGTAAAAAGATCATCAAAACTAGACTATAAACTAGTCTGTATTGATGATAACCGTCAATGGACATTCTTAGCATCAAAACATGGAAAGACTGACATGTTTATCATAAGAAAAATAGAGCATACTCATACATGTTCATTGGAAATCACTTCTGGAGACCATCCTCAAGCTACAAGCAACCTGGTTGGAAAGGTTATAAAAAACAAGTTTGTAAACCCAAAAAGAGATTACACTCCAACAGAAATTGTGGATGACATGGCAGATGATTACAGTGTCTCTATATCTTACCAAAAAGCATGGAGAGCTAGAGAAAAGGCAATTGTGGATGCTCGTCGCTGCCCACAAGAATCATACAGTGAGATACCATCAATTTTATACATGATGCAAATATCAAACCCAGGTAATAAAATACTTCGTCAACATAAAGTACTAATATGCTATATAGGTATTTATACTATAAACTAATTGGTTACTTTTGAAACAGGAACAATCACAGACCTAGTAACAGATgaagataacaaattcaaataTCTATACTTTGCAGTAGGTGCTTCAATAAAAGGTTGGCAACACTGTACACCAATAATAGTCACAGATGGAACCTTTTTGACAAACCAACATTGAGGCACTTTGTTGATAGCAAGTGCACAAAATGCAAATAGACATATATTCCCACTTGCATTTGCAGTAGTAGATTCCGAAAATGACAGCTCTTGGGAATGGTTTCTtcacaaaataaaggaaacttatGGCGAAAGAGAAGGCCAATGCATCGTATCAGATAGACATGAGAGTATACTAAAAGCAGTAAAAGAGACCTTTCCAGATATAATGCATGGGGTATGTTGTTACCATTTGATgaagaatataaaaatgaaattcaaaaaaggAGGTGATGAGCTCAAGATTGCATTTAATAGTGCATCTAAAGCTTACAACATAGAAGATTTTGAAAAGAGCATGCAAGACTTGGACAATATAGATGTAAGAATAAGAGATTACTTGGTGAATGAAATTGGTGTCGAAAAGTGGACAAGACTATATGGCATGAACAGGAGATACAAAACAATGACATCAAATATTGCCGAATCAGTCAATGCAGCCTTGAAAGCAGTAAGAGACCTACCCATCGCAACTCTACTAGAATGCCTACATTCATTGGTGCAAAGATGGTATTGGGAAAACAAGAATAGAGCCCAAAAAACTACAACAACACTGGCAAAAATACCTGAAAAAACATTAAAGAAACAAAGAGATATGAGTTTAAAGTACAAGGTAATTATgtatacagaaaaataaaaattgcttACAAACATATTTACTCTGTTGTAAACTTAATAATCGTTTACTTGATTAATACAGGTTGAAACAGCAAACCTTCTGGTATACCAAGTACACGACAACAACAACAGATCTCACATAGTAAACTTGGAGAATAAAACATGCAGCTGCCAACGATTTGAATATGATGAAATGCCTTGCTCTCATGCAATGGCTGTACTAAGCAAAAGGAACCTGTCTTGCTACAAATATTGCTCATACTACTACACGAAAGAAGCTTTTATGGCAACATATGAAGACAGTATACTCCCATTAGGTGAGGCAACATCATGGAATATACCAGATTTAATAAGAAATATTGTAGTCCTCCCACCTAAACATAAGAGAGCTGCCGGAAGACCAAAGAAACAACGATACAAAAATGGACTTGAAGCAAAAGCACAAGTGGTATGCGGTCAATGTCGCCAAAGAGGACACAACAAAAGATCATGTAAAAATGACCCAGTACTAAAACcaccaagaaaaagaaaaagatcataagatcctgaggtaaaataaataaatgttggtAACCATCAAACATGGTTACTAAATAGACAGTATACAAAAACAATTTACAATGAAAATTGTTAGTTGATAAAGCTTTTCAATGTATTAATACAAACTTTTAATAAAATGATTACAATTCGCTTAGATTCAAGTAAGTTTTTTTTTGCCTCCTCTATATgaaataaaatgttaaaaataacAAGTTACCAAATATATGTACAGTTACTAACTGTAATTTATTTACAACCATTTTAAAGGTTAATAAACCATCACATTGGTTTATACCACTTAGAATGGTATACAGAAATGTCATTGATTTATAagatcaaacaaaattaaacaaaaatcacataaaaaaagccagaacactaaaactaatttctaaatccaaaaaattaacatattgtCTCACAGAAATACATAACATAAAAACTGCAAACATACTGTGCCAGTAAACCAAAAGGTtacttcaaaattaaaataggcAAGAGTCTCCTAAAATATTACTGTTCCAAACAGTTTCTTAAACAAACACAAACATAaacctaaaaacaaaacaacatgacataaaaatacacataaagttCAAAAAAATGTAAACTAGGTTTCCAACATGTTGTTCTATTACAGAAATCTATGGCATCCTTCCTGGATGCTCCGAAGTAGACTCGTACCCACCCAACTCCTTCTTCTTTGCATGAACAAACAGATCAACACACAACTTCTTACGAGTGAATGCAATGTCCAACTTCTTAGGAATCTTATCAATCAATCCCTGCATAAAGAAATGAgcatactttatgataaaaacACCACAATCACTACATCACAAAAATAAACCCATAGCAATTgtcagataacaaaaaataaacaataacatagaatcataaatatagaaaaaaacaaAGATAGTTACCTATCCTCTTGTTGTGGCAAATTATCAACCACGACAATATCAAACGCATCAGTATCTTTTTTACCTTGCCAGTGCTTACTACTCCTGTCAATATCTTTTCTCCCCTCATAGAAATTAACATGTGACAGTAAGATAGGAATTATTACAGCAAATGCACGAACAAAACTCTCTGAGTTGTTCTTgtacctcccaaacctcatagAATTTAACACTTTTAAGCATCTCATCTTAATGTCAAGAATACACAATATCCAATGAGCAAGAACAATCACGTTAACAGGCATTAGTACGAAATCAAGCTCAGCCCAGGGTTTATTGCATAACATATAAAAACCCGCTATGTATGCAGGTGCCTTAGAATCCTTCTTAATCAAATCAACATTTTCACCACTTGCAACAAACTCATTATATAAATCAAAAATTTGAGAAGCAAAGAAGCAATCAGTAGTATTACCAGAAATTTTCACAGACTGGTCATACTTTAACTTCTTTCTCAAATAGTAGAAACAAACATCAATATGCTGCaataaacataaaacaatccaaagttataaacaaatatacagaaaaagtatacaataaacaaaaaaaaaatatataataacacaCTAACCGAGCATGACAAGTTCTTCCCAACAGTAAGCAAATCATAGAACCACATCTTATCATCAATTTGACAAACCACAAAATCCAATGGAACCTTAAGCTTCCTATGACATTCTTTAAACTTCTTCACTTTGTTTTTATCATTAAACCCAATCTTAAACCACTGATCAAAAGATTTAGCTTGCACATCATCAATCACATTGAAAAAGCCAAATCCAAAAGCACATGATCCAGGACGTCCACCTTTTGGTTTACCAATACTACCTGAACCAAATTCTGTGGTATACGGACTGTTGTACACAGAACTAGGTTTCCTCTCTCTATTTCCAACTGTAGGAGTTTCTTCCTCCAATTTTATAGACTTTCCCTAGCATTCAAAACAattacaaacaaataaaaaaaagtaagtgaaaagaaaaaaaaaacaaactaccaaataacataaacaaaataaaaataaaccttTTTCAAACTGTCTTCATAGGAAACCAAATGATCATTAACAACCTCCATGGTAGATACAGAAAAGCTTTCTTGAGAACCATGCTTCTTCTCAACACCAACAACATCAGTCTTAAAATatcatgcaaaaaaaaaaacaaaatatatgtaaaCATAGTAAACCAAAAATCAATACTCAGAACATAaacaagaataacaaaaaaaaagtaaacaaaCCTTGTCCAACCCATAGGTAGATAAAACATCAGCATTTGTTGCCTCTAATTTATTTAAAGACTTATCCTaaaagcaaaaaataaaaataattaaacatgacaaaatgattcaaaatataaaataaactaaataaaaaaaaaagtatacagTAAACAAAAAATGACAAACCTTTTTAATGCTTCCCTCATAGGCATCAATCTTTTCATTTATAATCTCCAAAGCAGACACAGTGATACTATCCTCAGTGCCTTGACTATCAAACAACTTTCCCTGACTAGAAACACCTTCAACATCATTTACACTTGCATCTACATCAACTGCTCTGCCCTCAACATTATCTTTATTACTCCCATCTGCAACATCTTTTGCTTCTTCAGTATTCTTTCCCTCAACATTGTCTTTATTTGTCCCATCTGAACCAATAGCTTTAACAGCATCACCACCCCCCAAACCCTGTAAATAtacaaaacaaacataaaaaacaTTTGACAGagacaaaaaataacatagtaACAAATCATCTAAATaatgaaaaacctaaaaaataaataaacttgccTGGTCATCTCAACCATCATCTTCATCCTCCTTAGATTTTTTAACAACATCGTTAAATAGGCCATGATCATCAACAACCTGTTCTTCATCATTCAATTTATCagtattctttttttcttcagtAAACCAATCAGGTTTACTAGAAATAAAACTCATAATATCAAATGAAGGAGCATCATCATTAAAaacctacaaaaaaaaaaaaacgcattaaacaataaaaacattaataacataaagaaaaaatattcaaaaaacaaaaaatattcaataaacaaaaaacaatatactagtttacaaaacaaaaataacctGAGTATATTGAATATCTCATCGAGTCCAACAGTTTCAATTGCATCTTGACTTTTCACATCAAAAACTTCAATATCATTTAAATCATCATTcttgcaacaaaaaaaaaaaaaccaacaaaatcaaaataacatatgaaaaaacaaagaaacatctaataaactaataaataaacataatcaAACCTTGCCATCTCTCTCATCAGGACTATCATTTCCATCTTTAGAAATTTTTGCATTTTCAATAGCTTCCTTCAACTCATTAAACTTCAATTCCATAAAAAAAACCAAGCCTTCACTGATCTTTGAGTCAATATACGACTGAAGACTTAACTTCAACTCCTTGAATCTACCCTCCAACACATTATTCCATACTTCAATAGACTCATCAGTCTTCTTTTGCCTAGAAATAAACTCCTTCATCTTACGCATCACACCATCGACATCAAACCCACCAGTAAACTCCTTCTGTACACCAGAAGATCCAACTCTATCAACATTAAACTTTGAGAATGGAACATCATCAAAGTCATCATCCGACTCTTCTCGGCCAATAAACTCCATTCCAGTAAGGACCAATAAACCATTCCTTTCATTTTCAGTAGGCACAATATGTTTTCCTTTCAGCtagcaaaacaaaaaaaaaaataattagtttacaaaatataataaaaacaacaaataaacaatttacaaaatataaaaaataccttatttgaaGATAGAACTTTCTTCTCAACTTCACTTGAATTAGGATTTCGAATACTCTTCCATCTACAAAACCTATATGGTTTACCAGAATCATAGGAACAAAACTTTGCCTTCAAGCACAAAGGAATGGTTTCATACAACCAAACCAAAAATGCAAAAGGTAAACCAGG
This region of Cannabis sativa cultivar Pink pepper isolate KNU-18-1 chromosome 7, ASM2916894v1, whole genome shotgun sequence genomic DNA includes:
- the LOC115717785 gene encoding uncharacterized protein LOC115717785 produces the protein MKFKKGGDELKIAFNSASKAYNIEDFEKSMQDLDNIDVRIRDYLVNEIGVEKWTRLYGMNRRYKTMTSNIAESVNAALKAVRDLPIATLLECLHSLVQRWYWENKNRAQKTTTTLAKIPEKTLKKQRDMSLKYKVETANLLVYQVHDNNNRSHIVNLENKTCSCQRFEYDEMPCSHAMAVLSKRNLSCYKYCSYYYTKEAFMATYEDSILPLGEATSWNIPDLIRNIVVLPPKHKRAAGRPKKQRYKNGLEAKAQVVCGQCRQRGHNKRSCKNDPVLKPPRKRKRS
- the LOC115696681 gene encoding uncharacterized protein LOC115696681 translates to MEVVNDHLVSYEDSLKKGKSIKLEEETPTVGNRERKPSSVYNSPYTTEFGSGSIGKPKGGRPGSCAFGFGFFNVIDDVQAKSFDQWFKIGFNDKNKVKKFKECHRKLKVPLDFVVCQIDDKMWFYDLLTVGKNLSCSHIDVCFYYLRKKLKYDQSVKISGNTTDCFFASQIFDLYNEFVASGENVDLIKKDSKAPAYIAGFYMLCNKPWAELDFVLMPVNVIVLAHWILCILDIKMRCLKVLNSMRFGRYKNNSESFVRAFAVIIPILLSHVNFYEGRKDIDRSSKHWQGKKDTDAFDIVVVDNLPQQEDR
- the LOC133029011 gene encoding uncharacterized protein LOC133029011, which encodes MFIIRKIEHTHTCSLEITSGDHPQATSNLVGKVIKNKFVNPKRDYTPTEIVDDMADDYSVSISYQKAWRAREKAIVDARRCPQESYSEIPSILYMMQISNPGTITDLVTDEDNKFKYLYFAVGASIKGWQHCTPIIVTDGTFLTNQH